One Bacteroidota bacterium genomic window carries:
- the glsA gene encoding glutaminase A: MKKLVLSSLLLSMLLMPALTFAQADNQLTKEKIQAALDEAYDKYKDVKEGKNADYIKELATVDPNIFGIALVTADGQVFTKGDITSMVSIQSVSKVFTLAQVIEQQGFQLVQDKIGVDATGEVFNSIVAVERMRGKEINPLVNPGAIASTSLVNGADSAAKWKSILDFHSEFAGRPLALNMPVYISEAGDNLRNQAIAHLLLAYGRMYFDPVQATDIYTKQCAINVSAQDLATMAATLANGGVNPVTKKKVVSPTTVMYTLPVMATAGLYDDSGIWYYNSGLPAKSGVGGGLLAVCPGKFGIAVVSPPLDAAGNSVKAQLVIKYVVEKLGVNPFLIQPK; encoded by the coding sequence ATGAAAAAACTAGTGCTCAGCTCACTTCTATTAAGTATGCTCTTAATGCCCGCATTAACTTTTGCTCAGGCAGATAACCAATTAACCAAAGAAAAAATCCAGGCTGCCCTCGATGAGGCTTATGATAAATACAAAGATGTGAAAGAGGGCAAAAATGCCGATTACATTAAGGAACTTGCTACTGTCGACCCCAATATTTTTGGTATAGCACTGGTAACTGCCGACGGACAGGTATTTACCAAAGGCGATATTACTTCAATGGTTTCAATTCAGAGTGTATCGAAAGTGTTCACTTTGGCCCAGGTTATTGAGCAACAAGGCTTTCAGCTTGTTCAGGATAAAATTGGTGTGGATGCTACCGGCGAAGTGTTTAACTCAATAGTAGCTGTAGAACGCATGCGTGGCAAGGAAATCAACCCCCTTGTAAATCCTGGAGCTATTGCTTCAACCAGCCTTGTGAACGGTGCTGATTCTGCTGCAAAATGGAAAAGCATACTTGATTTCCATAGCGAATTTGCCGGTCGACCATTAGCCTTAAATATGCCGGTATACATCAGCGAGGCAGGCGATAACCTTCGTAACCAGGCTATTGCTCATTTGCTTTTAGCCTATGGCAGAATGTATTTCGATCCGGTACAGGCAACCGATATTTATACCAAACAATGTGCGATTAATGTAAGTGCGCAAGATTTGGCTACCATGGCTGCCACATTGGCAAACGGTGGTGTGAACCCTGTTACCAAGAAAAAAGTAGTTTCTCCCACTACTGTAATGTATACGCTTCCTGTAATGGCTACTGCAGGCCTTTATGACGATTCAGGAATCTGGTATTACAACTCAGGCTTACCTGCAAAAAGTGGTGTTGGCGGAGGTTTACTGGCAGTTTGCCCCGGTAAATTTGGTATTGCCGTGGTTTCTCCTCCCCTCGATGCCGCTGGTAACAGCGTAAAAGCACAATTGGTTATTAAATATGTGGTGGAAAAATTGGGTGTAAATCCATTTCTTATCCAGCCTAAATAA
- a CDS encoding porin: MKKKLNSIPLIFLTLAVIFLTAANLIAQDPEPPKSMDIYGFIMMDAGYNANQIHPDWFDVVRPTKLPTYENEYGTDGNFFFSVRQTRLGFKNYFETSKGVLKTQFEFEMFGTGVDAGQTTIRLRHAYAELGKIGVGQYWSPFMDIDVFPNTVEYWGPNGMVFFRNVQFRYMPIQGDTRMTIALERPGASADGGTFAERSELQNIRARFPLPDLSFEYRQAIDPGYIELAGIVRSMQWEDLDTIGVDYSGDAIGWGLNLSTNLKIGQNNVFRGQVVYGAGIQNYMNDAPVDVAIEDNKGVAIPMLGVVAFIDHNWNKKFSSALGWSMLDIANTNGQNYDAFSLGHYAVGNLMYYPAENVMMGVELQYATRDNYKDDATNPAYLKSTDIFKVQFSFKYNFAQAFYKK; encoded by the coding sequence ATGAAGAAAAAACTAAACTCTATTCCTTTAATATTTTTAACCCTTGCAGTTATTTTTCTTACTGCTGCGAACCTGATTGCCCAGGATCCTGAACCACCTAAAAGCATGGATATTTATGGGTTTATTATGATGGATGCAGGTTACAACGCTAACCAGATTCACCCCGATTGGTTTGATGTGGTGCGTCCAACCAAATTACCAACTTATGAAAATGAGTATGGCACAGATGGAAATTTCTTTTTTAGTGTGCGCCAAACCCGTTTGGGCTTTAAAAATTATTTCGAAACCTCAAAAGGAGTGTTAAAAACCCAGTTTGAATTCGAGATGTTTGGAACAGGCGTGGATGCAGGGCAGACTACTATTCGTTTGCGTCATGCCTATGCCGAACTGGGTAAAATAGGGGTAGGGCAGTATTGGAGCCCTTTTATGGATATCGATGTGTTCCCGAATACAGTGGAATATTGGGGACCAAATGGTATGGTTTTCTTCCGCAATGTTCAGTTTCGCTATATGCCCATACAGGGCGATACCCGCATGACAATAGCTCTGGAACGTCCGGGGGCCAGTGCCGACGGGGGTACTTTTGCTGAACGTTCAGAATTGCAAAACATTCGAGCAAGGTTTCCCTTACCCGATCTTTCTTTCGAATACCGTCAGGCAATCGATCCTGGTTATATTGAGCTGGCCGGTATTGTTCGGTCGATGCAGTGGGAAGACCTGGATACAATTGGTGTCGATTACAGCGGCGATGCAATTGGCTGGGGTCTCAATCTGAGCACAAATCTTAAAATTGGACAAAACAATGTATTTCGCGGACAAGTGGTTTATGGTGCCGGAATACAAAACTACATGAACGATGCCCCTGTAGATGTGGCAATTGAAGATAATAAAGGTGTTGCTATACCTATGTTAGGTGTGGTTGCTTTTATCGACCACAACTGGAATAAAAAATTCAGTTCTGCACTAGGCTGGTCAATGCTTGATATTGCAAATACCAATGGGCAGAATTATGATGCTTTTAGCCTAGGACATTATGCAGTGGGTAACCTTATGTACTATCCGGCTGAGAATGTAATGATGGGTGTTGAACTTCAATATGCTACTCGCGATAACTACAAGGATGATGCGACGAATCCTGCTTATTTGAAAAGTACAGATATATTCAAAGTTCAGTTCTCGTTCAAATACAATTTTGCACAGGCTTTTTATAAAAAGTAA